In one window of Gemmatimonadota bacterium DNA:
- a CDS encoding DUF3473 domain-containing protein, whose translation MTGHLAGPSLPATPGAPHLFTVDVEDYFQVVAFEGVVDRARWGDYASRVEANTDRLLELLAGQGVRGTFFTLGWVAQHHPGIVRRIAAAGHEVASHGQWHRRVSTLTPEEFRQDLRESKARLEAVSGQPCLGFRAPSFSIVPGLEWAFDVLLEEGYRYDSSLFPIRRPDYGYPGVPDGPFLIPRPAGTLLELPLATLRFMGMTLPAAGGGYLRQLPLGLLQRAFRQHAARGASAMFYIHPWEYDVEQPRLPCGRVTALRHYRNLDRTWPRMAALLHEFRFTSVAERFGMLAEFGMAAGGAR comes from the coding sequence ATGACCGGCCATCTCGCAGGACCGTCGCTTCCCGCCACACCCGGCGCACCCCACCTGTTCACGGTGGACGTCGAGGACTACTTCCAGGTCGTGGCCTTCGAGGGGGTCGTGGATCGCGCCCGGTGGGGCGACTACGCCAGCCGGGTCGAGGCCAATACCGACCGCCTGCTCGAGCTGCTCGCGGGCCAGGGCGTCCGGGGGACGTTTTTCACCCTCGGCTGGGTGGCCCAGCACCATCCGGGGATTGTCCGCCGGATCGCCGCCGCCGGGCATGAGGTGGCTTCGCACGGCCAGTGGCATCGGCGGGTCAGCACCCTCACCCCGGAGGAGTTCCGGCAGGACCTGCGGGAGTCCAAGGCCCGGCTGGAGGCGGTGAGTGGTCAGCCCTGCCTCGGCTTCCGCGCGCCGTCATTCTCCATCGTGCCAGGCCTCGAGTGGGCCTTCGACGTGCTGCTCGAGGAAGGCTACCGGTACGACTCGAGCCTCTTCCCGATCCGGCGGCCGGACTACGGCTATCCGGGCGTCCCTGACGGACCGTTCCTCATCCCCCGACCGGCCGGGACCCTGCTCGAGCTCCCGCTGGCGACCCTCCGCTTCATGGGAATGACGCTTCCCGCCGCGGGCGGAGGGTACCTCCGGCAGCTGCCGCTGGGCCTCCTCCAGCGCGCCTTCCGCCAGCACGCGGCGCGCGGCGCCTCGGCGATGTTCTACATCCACCCTTGGGAGTACGACGTGGAGCAGCCCCGCCTGCCGTGCGGCCGCGTGACCGCGCTGCGGCACTATCGCAATCTCGACCGCACCTGGCCGCGGATGGCGGCGCTGCTCCACGAATTCCGCTTCACCAGCGTGGCCGAGCGCTTCGGCATGCTGGCCGAGTTCGGCATGGCGGCGGGGGGGGCGCGATGA
- a CDS encoding FemAB family PEP-CTERM system-associated protein encodes MSIAVGPFAGTAAEWDAFVAAQEGWTHFHRYGWREVFGSVFGHECLYLEARGPDGALAGVLPLVRVKSLPFGHYLVSLPFVNYGGPLGTDAAVRALVAWAAARATQDGVKLLELRSRRPLPVELPVSHRKITVVLDLPADPEKLMKSFEAKLRSQVRRPAKEGITVRFGPDQVAPFFEVFARHMRDLGTPTQSRRLFERIVEVFPDTWVGCAWLGDVPVAGGVGFVWGREFEMTWASSLYAYNKLSPNMGLYWAFMERACREGLTLFNFGRCSPGAGTHRFKSQWGSRDEQLWWYQVARGGGEASTPSPDAGAYAWGPRVWRKLPLGLATALGPHVVRGIP; translated from the coding sequence ATGAGCATCGCCGTGGGGCCCTTCGCGGGCACGGCCGCGGAGTGGGATGCGTTCGTGGCAGCGCAGGAGGGCTGGACGCACTTCCACCGTTACGGCTGGCGGGAGGTGTTCGGCAGCGTGTTCGGGCACGAGTGTCTGTACCTCGAGGCACGCGGGCCCGACGGCGCCCTGGCGGGCGTCCTGCCCCTGGTGCGGGTGAAGAGCCTGCCGTTCGGGCACTATCTCGTGTCGCTGCCGTTCGTGAACTACGGCGGCCCGCTCGGGACCGACGCGGCGGTGCGCGCCCTGGTGGCGTGGGCGGCCGCGCGCGCCACGCAGGATGGGGTGAAGCTGCTGGAGCTGCGCAGCCGGCGCCCGCTGCCGGTCGAGCTTCCGGTCTCACACCGGAAGATCACCGTGGTCCTCGATCTCCCGGCCGACCCCGAGAAGCTGATGAAGAGCTTCGAGGCCAAGCTGCGCAGCCAGGTGCGCCGTCCCGCCAAGGAGGGGATCACGGTGCGGTTCGGTCCCGACCAGGTGGCGCCGTTCTTCGAGGTCTTCGCGCGGCACATGCGCGACCTCGGCACGCCGACCCAGTCGCGGCGGCTCTTCGAGCGCATTGTCGAGGTCTTCCCCGACACCTGGGTCGGCTGCGCCTGGCTGGGCGACGTGCCCGTCGCGGGCGGCGTCGGGTTCGTCTGGGGGCGCGAGTTCGAAATGACCTGGGCCAGCTCCCTCTACGCCTACAACAAGCTCTCGCCCAACATGGGGCTGTACTGGGCGTTCATGGAACGGGCTTGCCGGGAGGGCCTCACCCTCTTCAACTTCGGCCGCTGCTCGCCCGGGGCCGGGACGCATCGCTTCAAGAGCCAGTGGGGCAGTCGCGACGAGCAGCTCTGGTGGTACCAGGTGGCCCGGGGAGGAGGGGAGGCCTCGACTCCCTCACCGGACGCCGGCGCCTATGCCTGGGGTCCACGAGTCTGGCGCAAGCTCCCCCTGGGCCTCGCCACCGCCCTGGGTCCGCACGTCGTCCGGGGGATTCCCTGA
- a CDS encoding HAD-IIIC family phosphatase produces MTMPSVIVAAPDRARPIPPSPDAGPDRALRVRIAASLRPHRAALVERWYGNQFDPALVGRYAVAGVAGADPGELRQRYVGPLLDLVLAMLPADDPRLADVYLDERRRYAPHLQAPEVLQAYFAEVLPRDAGALLDLLGGEEREGMRRWLETLHRPLVASISGAPLRILALGDCLLGEVRVFLLGHARRAGWSVDLRQLYFSAPQGRALGTDEAIGMLAQFPADVVTMSFLSYEGIPPYAALLRDADRLRAGEICARVGGVLGMVRGYVEALRARTDVPFLLHNASGLPLTGWRRRFGFLTPLSPGRRRVLAEVNEGLAALAAGLPNVILLDEAGVVARHGAREASRPVVPPSVVSDSFFHAARLGQFLVEPYADVLESYRALARIKVLCVDFDNTLWEGVMAEGPVRHFRERQELLRRLKEAGILLVAVSKNDPSSIRWDELVLTPDDFVLHRINWDLKSQSIRTAAEQLDLGLDSFVLLDDNPVERELVEVQLPKVRALDSLEPRTWQWLERMLAFPNTRETAEARQRTELYRQQAQRKEALAGEVDYPAMMASLGLVAEFGPVTPRDLDRVTELVQRTNQFNTTTIRYGRQALQGMLESATHAVYAAHLADKFGAVGLVGVVIVERQSGRVVLDSFIMSCRAMGFELERLMLALVREAEGSGRELVGRFVPTDRNGPASGLYPGQGFEPAGPTEWLLSAGAAGPERPAWFTVRPRAS; encoded by the coding sequence ATGACCATGCCATCCGTGATCGTCGCCGCTCCAGACCGCGCTCGCCCGATCCCGCCATCCCCTGACGCGGGGCCGGACCGCGCGCTGCGGGTGCGCATCGCCGCGAGCCTCCGGCCGCACCGGGCCGCGCTCGTTGAGCGATGGTACGGCAATCAGTTCGATCCCGCCCTGGTTGGGCGCTATGCGGTCGCGGGCGTTGCCGGCGCCGATCCCGGGGAGCTCCGGCAGCGGTACGTGGGCCCGCTGCTCGATCTCGTCCTGGCCATGTTGCCGGCCGACGATCCGCGGCTCGCCGACGTCTACCTCGACGAGCGGCGCCGCTATGCGCCACATCTCCAGGCGCCGGAGGTGCTGCAGGCCTACTTCGCGGAGGTGCTGCCCCGGGACGCCGGCGCCCTCCTCGATCTTCTTGGGGGCGAGGAGCGCGAGGGGATGCGGCGCTGGCTCGAGACGCTGCACCGACCGCTCGTTGCCTCCATTTCGGGTGCACCGCTCCGCATCCTCGCGCTCGGGGACTGCCTGCTCGGGGAGGTCCGGGTCTTCCTGCTGGGTCACGCCCGGCGCGCGGGGTGGTCGGTGGACCTGCGCCAGCTCTACTTCAGTGCGCCGCAGGGCCGGGCCCTCGGCACCGACGAGGCCATCGGGATGCTGGCACAGTTTCCAGCCGACGTGGTGACCATGAGTTTTCTCTCGTACGAGGGGATCCCGCCGTACGCCGCGCTGCTGCGCGACGCCGACCGGCTCCGGGCCGGAGAGATCTGCGCGAGGGTCGGGGGGGTGCTAGGGATGGTGCGCGGCTACGTCGAAGCGCTCCGCGCCAGGACCGATGTCCCCTTCCTGCTTCACAACGCCTCGGGGCTGCCGCTCACCGGGTGGCGCCGGCGCTTCGGGTTCCTGACACCGCTTTCCCCGGGGCGCCGGCGCGTCCTGGCGGAGGTCAACGAGGGACTGGCCGCGCTTGCGGCGGGGCTCCCGAACGTGATCCTCCTTGACGAGGCTGGGGTGGTGGCCAGGCACGGGGCGCGCGAAGCCTCGCGCCCGGTGGTACCCCCGAGCGTGGTCTCCGATTCGTTCTTCCACGCCGCCAGGCTCGGCCAGTTCCTGGTGGAGCCCTACGCCGACGTCCTGGAGTCCTACCGGGCGCTGGCCCGCATCAAGGTGCTGTGCGTGGACTTCGACAACACGCTGTGGGAGGGCGTGATGGCCGAGGGCCCGGTGCGGCATTTCCGCGAGCGTCAGGAGCTCCTGCGGCGCCTCAAGGAAGCGGGCATCCTGCTGGTGGCAGTGAGCAAGAACGACCCGTCAAGTATCCGCTGGGATGAGCTCGTGCTCACGCCGGACGACTTCGTGCTGCACAGAATCAACTGGGACCTCAAGTCCCAGTCGATCCGCACGGCCGCGGAGCAGCTCGACCTCGGCCTCGACAGTTTCGTCCTCCTGGACGACAACCCGGTGGAGCGGGAGCTGGTGGAGGTCCAGCTCCCGAAGGTCCGCGCGCTCGACAGTCTGGAGCCGCGAACCTGGCAGTGGCTGGAGCGGATGCTGGCATTTCCCAACACCAGGGAAACCGCGGAGGCACGACAGCGGACCGAACTCTACCGCCAGCAGGCCCAGCGGAAGGAAGCGCTGGCTGGGGAGGTGGACTACCCTGCCATGATGGCCTCCCTCGGTCTGGTGGCGGAGTTCGGGCCGGTCACCCCGCGGGACCTGGACCGGGTGACGGAGCTGGTGCAACGCACTAACCAGTTCAACACCACCACCATCCGCTACGGCCGGCAGGCCCTGCAGGGCATGCTGGAGTCGGCAACACACGCGGTGTACGCCGCCCACCTCGCAGACAAGTTCGGCGCGGTCGGACTGGTGGGCGTCGTGATTGTGGAGCGTCAGTCCGGACGGGTCGTGCTCGATTCCTTCATCATGAGTTGCCGCGCCATGGGCTTCGAACTGGAACGGCTGATGCTGGCGTTGGTTCGGGAGGCCGAGGGGTCCGGGCGCGAACTCGTGGGGCGTTTCGTGCCGACCGACCGGAACGGTCCGGCAAGCGGGTTGTATCCGGGGCAGGGTTTCGAGCCCGCGGGCCCGACCGAGTGGCTTCTATCGGCCGGGGCCGCCGGGCCGGAACGCCCGGCCTGGTTCACCGTGCGACCGCGCGCCTCGTGA
- a CDS encoding TonB-dependent receptor encodes MPAVRLKRFHWYAPTVAAMMLGMLALPLHGQSLTEGALNGVIALADGTPVPAATLTLEDVSGVVVSRLKSDFRGRFTVPLLAPGRYAVLVEKAGYQPLRQRGVDIAAAAATQLTIRVARRPPPISQVEESVVAEQRLAWSMPAVASVLTSPTVPDLTPRGDITELGRNAAVIAGPREGTSGFATAFGGLPQPYARLIVDGLPGNWFRHPGLDTDVGGTPAIGQSLFGQMQAFTHVPDAELSGGNAGMATAVSRRGTNRFRFAPYASWSGAIGQPAIQNPADSSVSSFMGGATISGTLIPDRANYIVGAEYQSLDLPSSNPWDNDAATFDGGAVSLRGAIARIAQDSFGRTVNRFVAPTVRHSTGGSGGFRVDWRLSNSHTLVTRANFARHSETSPEAPGDVLNGAGGDLDARDFSSAVSVISTFGPTMANEFRFGIRRTTRAWSGSSLPSSYFVADGAGIGTAPTLPGEFVRKSVDFAETFQYSFGPGAVHRAKVGLQYSNGSWEQDYLFGQPGIFSFGSLDGFSQGRGAFFVAEAPSTRTTTTLEEIGLFGQVIYRVGPGLSAFGGIRWDRQKYPRQNDLPIQRDAQFNALFGLPNSRVPDDNNNVGPRLGVRFEGGRNQEWTGGFALSRQYGGLNPATFAEARLNDGGVTIRRGIGAFGAWPALPDTVFAPRVGKQITLFSPDRKGYKNPRSFKADLELSRAMASGLVIRAYGGYHHTDFLLRRTDLNILPGPTGLTQEGRPVYGTLVQEGGMVVVTPGSNRAIAGFDLVSALASTGFQDHYEAGLSVGREAAVGLSVVASYTFSRTRDNWLLSWSGDPSDALSPFPEDRIGHEWAEGVSDFDVPHRAAVLASWRAAGSVPVTLAARYRFRSGLPFTPGFRPGVDVNGDGSGRNDPAFVDDAIPGLSQVIGDHDCLAEQVGHMAKRNSCRADANHALDLSTAVGLPLRSLGGRVELTVDVLNLVSTPVGIVDRALVLVDPAGALTTDPQGNVTLPLVANPRFGKFLSRRTEPRMVRFGLRLAY; translated from the coding sequence ATGCCTGCTGTCCGTCTGAAGCGCTTTCATTGGTATGCGCCGACGGTGGCCGCCATGATGCTGGGCATGCTGGCGCTCCCGCTGCATGGCCAGAGCCTCACCGAGGGTGCCCTGAACGGCGTCATTGCGCTGGCCGACGGGACCCCGGTGCCCGCCGCTACCCTCACCCTGGAAGACGTGTCCGGGGTGGTGGTCAGTCGCCTCAAGTCCGATTTCCGCGGCCGCTTCACGGTGCCACTGCTGGCGCCTGGCCGGTACGCTGTCCTGGTGGAGAAGGCGGGCTACCAGCCACTGCGGCAGCGCGGGGTCGACATCGCCGCCGCGGCGGCGACCCAGCTCACCATCCGGGTAGCGCGGCGCCCGCCGCCGATTTCCCAGGTCGAGGAATCGGTGGTGGCGGAGCAGCGCCTGGCGTGGTCGATGCCGGCGGTGGCAAGCGTCCTGACCTCGCCCACCGTTCCGGATCTGACGCCCCGCGGTGATATCACGGAACTCGGGCGCAACGCGGCCGTCATTGCCGGTCCCCGCGAGGGGACGTCCGGGTTCGCGACCGCGTTTGGTGGCCTGCCGCAGCCCTATGCTCGCCTGATAGTGGATGGCCTTCCCGGGAACTGGTTCCGACACCCCGGACTCGACACGGACGTCGGTGGGACCCCGGCCATCGGCCAGAGCCTGTTCGGCCAGATGCAGGCGTTCACCCATGTGCCCGACGCCGAACTGAGTGGGGGCAATGCGGGGATGGCCACCGCGGTGTCACGGCGGGGAACCAACCGGTTCCGGTTTGCGCCCTACGCGTCCTGGAGCGGGGCGATCGGCCAGCCTGCGATCCAGAATCCGGCCGATTCCTCGGTCAGTTCCTTCATGGGTGGCGCCACGATCTCGGGGACGCTCATCCCTGACCGGGCCAACTACATCGTGGGGGCGGAGTACCAGTCGCTCGATCTCCCGTCCTCCAATCCGTGGGACAACGACGCCGCCACGTTCGATGGCGGGGCCGTCTCGCTGCGGGGCGCCATCGCCCGGATTGCCCAGGACAGCTTCGGCCGAACGGTGAATCGCTTTGTGGCGCCGACGGTGCGTCACAGCACTGGCGGGTCCGGTGGCTTCCGGGTGGACTGGCGGCTCAGTAACAGCCATACCCTGGTGACCCGGGCCAACTTCGCCCGCCACAGCGAGACCAGCCCCGAGGCCCCCGGCGACGTGCTCAACGGCGCAGGCGGCGACCTCGACGCCCGCGATTTCTCCTCCGCCGTCTCGGTGATTTCCACCTTCGGCCCCACCATGGCCAACGAGTTCCGGTTCGGCATCCGCCGGACTACCCGGGCCTGGTCGGGATCGAGCCTGCCCAGCAGCTACTTCGTGGCCGACGGTGCGGGGATCGGCACCGCGCCGACCCTGCCGGGCGAGTTCGTCCGGAAATCGGTCGATTTCGCCGAGACGTTCCAGTACAGCTTCGGCCCCGGGGCCGTGCATCGGGCCAAGGTCGGCCTGCAGTATTCCAACGGGAGCTGGGAGCAGGACTACCTCTTCGGCCAACCGGGCATCTTCTCCTTCGGCAGTCTCGACGGGTTTTCCCAGGGCCGTGGGGCGTTCTTCGTCGCGGAGGCGCCATCGACGCGGACCACGACCACGCTCGAGGAGATCGGCCTCTTCGGCCAGGTGATCTACCGGGTCGGGCCCGGCCTGTCGGCGTTCGGTGGCATCCGGTGGGACCGGCAGAAGTACCCCCGGCAGAACGACTTGCCCATCCAGCGCGACGCACAGTTCAACGCCCTCTTCGGCCTCCCCAACTCGCGGGTCCCCGACGACAACAACAACGTCGGGCCGCGTCTGGGTGTGCGCTTCGAAGGGGGCCGGAATCAGGAGTGGACCGGCGGCTTCGCGCTCTCACGGCAGTATGGCGGGCTCAATCCGGCCACCTTTGCCGAGGCACGCCTCAACGACGGCGGCGTGACGATCCGCCGCGGGATCGGGGCCTTCGGCGCATGGCCCGCGTTGCCGGACACCGTGTTCGCGCCCCGGGTGGGCAAGCAGATCACCCTGTTCAGTCCCGACCGAAAGGGGTACAAGAACCCCCGGAGCTTCAAGGCGGACCTGGAGCTGTCGCGGGCGATGGCCTCGGGCCTGGTTATCCGGGCCTACGGCGGGTACCACCACACCGACTTCCTGCTCCGACGCACCGACCTCAACATCCTGCCTGGGCCGACGGGCCTGACCCAGGAGGGGCGGCCGGTCTACGGCACCCTGGTCCAGGAAGGCGGGATGGTGGTGGTCACGCCGGGCAGCAACCGGGCGATCGCCGGATTCGACCTGGTCTCGGCGCTCGCATCCACGGGGTTTCAGGACCACTACGAGGCAGGCCTCTCGGTAGGCCGCGAGGCGGCCGTCGGTTTGTCTGTCGTGGCCTCCTATACCTTTTCCCGCACGCGGGACAACTGGCTGCTCAGCTGGAGCGGCGACCCGAGTGACGCGCTGTCGCCGTTCCCCGAGGACCGGATCGGCCATGAGTGGGCCGAAGGGGTGTCGGACTTCGATGTGCCCCATCGGGCGGCTGTGCTGGCCAGCTGGCGCGCGGCGGGTTCGGTGCCGGTCACGCTGGCCGCGCGCTACCGTTTCCGTTCCGGCCTGCCCTTCACGCCTGGCTTCCGGCCCGGTGTCGACGTCAACGGTGACGGGAGCGGCCGCAACGACCCGGCGTTCGTGGACGATGCGATCCCCGGTCTCAGTCAGGTCATCGGTGATCACGACTGCCTGGCCGAGCAGGTCGGCCACATGGCCAAGCGGAACAGCTGCCGGGCCGACGCCAACCACGCGCTCGATCTCTCCACCGCGGTGGGCCTTCCGCTACGGTCCCTGGGCGGGCGGGTGGAACTGACCGTGGACGTGCTGAACCTGGTTTCCACACCTGTCGGCATTGTGGACCGTGCGCTGGTGCTGGTCGACCCCGCCGGGGCGCTCACCACCGATCCGCAGGGCAATGTCACGCTGCCGCTCGTCGCCAATCCGCGGTTCGGCAAGTTCCTGAGCCGCCGCACGGAGCCCCGGATGGTCCGGTTCGGCCTCCGGCTCGCGTACTGA